The Microbacterium foliorum genome has a window encoding:
- a CDS encoding ATP-dependent DNA helicase, translating to MSLGEAPVAAAAEIGRWPGERGISATDIAAALGQPPPTPAQQRVIEAPPMPALVVAGAGSGKTETMSGRVVWLVANGHVRRDEVLGLTFTRKAAGELAERIGTRLAVIDEYGRRGLLPFLPEIVSSGALRRVDDAAPGRQRELVRLHVLDELAARYGTGWDPATPRAAEELMIRPTVSTYNAFADGIVRQHAARIGRDSDVAMLSQAASWMLAREVVLRSDLPELEDIDFALGTVIDAVQRLAGDVLDHRVDLDRAVALAREQAERFEPYRGNADVDKAASNLQGLGTLARLVREYIAEKERRGVLDFADQVGGAYDIVESAPDVRAALREQHRVVLLDEYQDTSVIQTRFLAELFRDSAVMAVGDPHQSIYGWRGASADNLYAFSRTFSSASQNAQTYSLMTSWRNDTRILDVANRVLEPLRRPVLDVPPLEPRPGAGVGAVDVRFPFTVDDEAEQVADWFADRRATHAAASDSPHTGAILFRSKRHMQTFAAALAARGIPHRILGLGGLLTTPEVVDVVSTLRVVHDPTAGSALIRLLTGPRFAVGVADMAALYDLGRTLAERDTAMMPLPEEVRVRLRSSRGADEAVSIIDAVDIVRAVRDDYRLLEGISAAGRSRIRAAGEMLERLRRASSQPLPELIRLIELELRLDIELAANETRGPARVAATQLRAFSDEVRAFLSADERGTIGSLLAWLDKAESTDELMPRPEPPEPGVVQLLTIHGSKGLEWDSVAVVRLVADELPGRVSDTSGWFGFGVVPFALRGDRDALPRFEWDPESAVGDETDPKRRKTLAQSSLSGGISKAWPQGGALRRFKNAYRDYQQQEERRLAYVAVTRARTDLLLSGSHWAGQKSPRVPSAYLVEAMEILGFDPVQPVDPDENPYDGPGATLTWPLDPLGARRQVVEAAASAVRLAAEGEPQASPELSRLLAERTARMRGTDAPPPTRVPASRFKDYVTDFGGTLSSIVRPMPERPYRQTRLGTLFHAWVERRSELVGVGRRVDEALWELDDGDDAPLGQDIGGAVVSPADAADLETLQEIFERSEWAGRQPLAVEIEIDFALGGGAASGDDGHIVICKLDAVYRREDRGGRIEIVDWKTGKAPRTAQEREDRMLQLALYRLAYHRRFGVPLDEIDVALYYVADDLVIRGERIYSESELFQRWSAARAAR from the coding sequence ATGAGCCTCGGCGAGGCGCCGGTGGCCGCAGCCGCAGAGATCGGACGCTGGCCGGGCGAGCGAGGGATCTCTGCGACGGACATCGCGGCAGCGCTCGGGCAGCCGCCGCCCACTCCCGCACAGCAGCGCGTGATCGAGGCGCCGCCGATGCCCGCCCTCGTCGTCGCCGGCGCAGGCAGCGGCAAGACCGAGACGATGTCGGGCCGGGTCGTGTGGCTGGTCGCGAACGGCCACGTGCGCCGCGACGAGGTGCTCGGACTCACCTTCACACGCAAGGCCGCCGGCGAGCTGGCCGAGCGCATCGGCACACGGCTCGCCGTCATCGACGAGTACGGGCGACGGGGGCTGCTGCCGTTCCTGCCAGAGATCGTGTCGTCCGGCGCTCTCCGACGTGTCGACGACGCGGCGCCCGGAAGGCAACGCGAGCTGGTGCGTCTGCACGTGCTCGACGAACTCGCGGCACGCTACGGCACGGGCTGGGATCCGGCCACGCCGCGCGCCGCCGAAGAGCTGATGATCCGGCCGACGGTGTCGACCTACAACGCCTTCGCCGACGGCATCGTGCGGCAGCATGCCGCCCGAATCGGCCGCGACTCGGATGTCGCGATGCTCAGCCAGGCGGCATCCTGGATGCTCGCGCGCGAGGTCGTGCTCCGCTCCGACCTGCCCGAGCTGGAGGACATCGACTTCGCCCTCGGAACGGTGATCGACGCCGTGCAGCGACTGGCCGGTGATGTGCTCGACCACCGGGTCGACCTCGATCGCGCCGTCGCCCTGGCTCGCGAACAGGCCGAGCGGTTCGAGCCCTACCGCGGCAACGCCGACGTCGACAAGGCGGCGAGCAACCTGCAGGGACTGGGCACCCTCGCCCGTCTCGTGCGGGAGTACATCGCCGAGAAGGAGCGCCGAGGGGTGCTGGACTTCGCCGATCAGGTCGGTGGCGCCTATGACATCGTCGAGTCTGCGCCCGATGTCCGAGCCGCCCTGCGCGAGCAGCATCGAGTGGTGCTGCTCGACGAATACCAGGACACGTCCGTCATCCAGACGAGGTTCCTGGCCGAGCTGTTCCGCGACTCCGCGGTCATGGCGGTCGGCGACCCGCACCAGTCGATCTACGGCTGGCGAGGTGCGAGCGCCGACAACCTCTACGCGTTCTCCCGCACGTTCTCGAGCGCCTCGCAGAATGCGCAGACCTACAGTCTGATGACGAGCTGGCGCAACGACACCCGCATCCTCGACGTCGCGAACCGCGTGCTCGAGCCGCTGAGGCGTCCCGTTCTCGATGTGCCGCCGCTCGAACCTCGCCCTGGCGCGGGGGTCGGGGCCGTGGACGTGCGATTCCCCTTCACCGTCGATGACGAGGCGGAGCAGGTCGCGGACTGGTTCGCCGATCGCCGCGCCACGCATGCCGCGGCGTCGGATTCGCCGCACACCGGCGCCATCCTCTTCCGGTCGAAGCGACACATGCAGACGTTCGCGGCCGCCCTCGCGGCACGGGGCATACCGCACCGCATCCTCGGCCTCGGTGGTCTGCTGACCACGCCCGAGGTGGTCGACGTGGTGTCGACGCTGCGTGTCGTGCACGACCCGACCGCGGGATCGGCCCTGATCCGACTGCTCACGGGACCGCGGTTCGCGGTGGGAGTGGCCGACATGGCGGCGCTCTACGATCTCGGACGCACGCTCGCCGAGCGCGACACCGCGATGATGCCCCTGCCCGAAGAGGTGCGCGTGCGACTGCGCTCGTCCCGAGGGGCGGATGAAGCGGTGTCGATCATCGACGCGGTCGACATCGTCCGGGCCGTGCGCGACGACTACCGGCTGCTCGAGGGCATCAGCGCGGCGGGGCGATCACGCATCCGCGCCGCAGGAGAGATGCTCGAGCGACTCCGTCGCGCCAGCTCGCAGCCGCTTCCCGAGCTCATCCGTCTGATCGAACTCGAGCTGCGGCTCGACATCGAGCTCGCGGCGAACGAGACCCGCGGCCCCGCACGTGTCGCGGCCACGCAGCTGCGCGCGTTCTCCGACGAGGTGCGCGCATTCCTGTCCGCCGACGAACGAGGCACGATCGGCAGTCTGCTCGCCTGGCTCGACAAGGCCGAGAGCACCGATGAGCTGATGCCGCGCCCCGAACCTCCGGAGCCGGGAGTGGTGCAGCTGCTGACCATCCACGGCTCGAAGGGACTGGAGTGGGATTCGGTCGCTGTCGTGAGACTGGTGGCCGATGAGCTCCCCGGCCGCGTCTCGGACACGTCGGGATGGTTCGGATTCGGCGTCGTTCCGTTCGCGCTGCGCGGCGACCGCGATGCGCTGCCGCGTTTCGAATGGGACCCGGAGTCCGCCGTCGGCGACGAGACCGATCCGAAGAGGCGCAAGACGCTCGCCCAGTCATCGCTGTCGGGCGGGATATCCAAGGCCTGGCCCCAGGGCGGAGCGCTTCGCCGCTTCAAGAACGCCTACCGGGACTATCAGCAGCAGGAGGAGCGACGCCTCGCCTACGTCGCCGTGACGCGCGCCCGGACCGATCTGCTGCTGAGCGGCTCGCACTGGGCCGGGCAGAAGTCGCCGCGGGTGCCGAGCGCCTATCTCGTCGAGGCGATGGAGATCCTCGGCTTCGATCCGGTGCAGCCGGTCGACCCGGACGAGAACCCCTATGACGGGCCGGGGGCGACCCTGACCTGGCCGCTCGATCCGCTCGGGGCCCGTCGACAGGTCGTGGAGGCCGCGGCATCCGCGGTTCGGCTGGCCGCAGAGGGGGAGCCGCAGGCCTCGCCCGAACTGTCGAGGCTTCTGGCCGAACGGACCGCGCGCATGCGGGGCACCGACGCCCCGCCGCCCACCCGCGTTCCCGCGTCGCGTTTCAAGGACTACGTCACGGACTTCGGGGGCACGCTGTCATCGATCGTCCGCCCCATGCCCGAGAGGCCGTATCGGCAGACCCGACTGGGCACACTTTTCCATGCCTGGGTGGAACGTCGCAGCGAACTCGTCGGAGTGGGACGGCGGGTCGACGAGGCCCTCTGGGAGCTCGACGACGGTGACGATGCCCCTCTCGGGCAGGACATCGGAGGTGCGGTGGTCTCACCGGCCGATGCGGCCGATCTCGAGACGCTGCAGGAGATCTTCGAGCGCAGCGAATGGGCGGGTCGGCAACCTCTCGCCGTCGAGATCGAGATCGACTTCGCGCTCGGGGGAGGAGCGGCCTCGGGCGACGACGGCCACATCGTCATCTGCAAGCTCGACGCCGTGTACCGCAGGGAGGACCGCGGCGGTCGAATCGAGATCGTCGACTGGAAGACGGGCAAGGCTCCCCGCACGGCGCAGGAGAGGGAGGACCGGATGCTGCAGCTCGCGCTCTACCGGCTCGCCTACCACCGCCGTTTCGGGGTGCCGCTCGATGAGATCGATGTCGCTCTCTACTACGTCGCCGATGACCTGGTCATCCGCGGAGAACGGATCTACTCCGAGTCCGAGCTCTTCCAGCGCTGGAGCGCGGCGCGCGCCGCGCGCTGA
- a CDS encoding ATP-dependent helicase encodes MTEDAAQNAVIGADATASGVVIGAPGTGKTHALTERVVRLLDTVGMRPEQVLVLTPSRQAATALRDRIGVRIGQATPGPLARSLGSFAFQIVRGAMVRAGAEPPALLTGADQDRLISELLAGDTEDEHIDWPDALSPSVRASKGFRSELRAFIDACVELGTGPAELTATGDPVWTAAADFLVEYRAVLDMARASHRDAADLLAEASAILQTADAAALGPLADLAVVLIDDAQELTRGGVAVVQALRRRGIAVFAVGDPDISSGAFRGASPELFADLAAELGTVHVLDHAHRQEPSLTALTRTVTQAIGVSGRVEHRRAPLPPDAAATPAVATFVAPSPYEELDRIAGVMREWHLSDDVPWDRMAVIAHDTRQVSELEAELAAREIPTRAAGVQRPLGSESIVRDIVGVVRLALTPPDERTAQDWEEALRTPFGGMDAIGLRRLRARLRHLELGHGGSTPARELLVQALTAPAHLELIDAQESRTAARFAQTVAEVAAGGAAGETIHDLLWRVWDAARAVDGRRLQIAWREMSLQASGAETARALDALVALFGAAKRFVERTPNERAEVFVRDVLDSEVPEDSLSSPDRPGRVTLLTPATALGTEYDAVVVAGVQDGVWPNVRLRGGLLQTWRLADAIVAARSGAAESAPGALDRRRTALHDELRLFVRAISRAQRRLLITAVDDDDLTPSPFFAFLPPPEPPGRHASAEHPLTLRGLVARHRRVLTSSASAADRREAAGQLAVLAREGVPGADPADWYGIAEPSTISALRDLASEGARVSPSRMESYEECGLNWAVSALGGDTVMPPTAGIGTIIHEAMEKAPDGDLERMREVVAEHWPELDFETAWIGRKERRRADVLVDRLHTYLGDVRRDGGRELASEVEFRFAVDVAGDTDAPPGVHPVGDDAANRAVVHGYIDRVELYPPGAGDHPHARGQKWQPIEGDAGRERVVVVDLKTGRSDPESDTAVTEHAQLAAYQIAVQQGLIEGAPADALAGARLVIVSKTLAKSDYRVAHQHTLGDEAREAFLRRVGEAARGMSASSFTAQVESHCADTQRRINPCRIHTVPAVSS; translated from the coding sequence ATGACAGAGGACGCCGCGCAGAACGCCGTGATCGGCGCCGATGCGACGGCATCCGGAGTCGTCATCGGTGCGCCGGGCACGGGCAAGACCCATGCGCTCACAGAGCGCGTGGTGCGACTCCTCGACACGGTCGGCATGCGCCCTGAGCAGGTTCTCGTGCTCACGCCCAGCCGACAGGCGGCCACTGCGCTGCGCGATCGGATCGGTGTGCGCATCGGTCAGGCCACTCCGGGCCCGCTGGCGCGGTCGCTCGGTTCCTTCGCCTTCCAGATCGTGCGCGGAGCGATGGTGCGCGCCGGAGCGGAGCCGCCGGCGCTGCTCACCGGCGCCGATCAGGACAGGCTGATCTCGGAGCTGCTCGCGGGCGACACCGAAGACGAGCACATCGACTGGCCCGACGCCCTGAGCCCCTCCGTCCGGGCATCGAAGGGGTTCCGCTCGGAGCTGCGGGCGTTCATCGACGCCTGCGTCGAGCTCGGCACCGGTCCCGCCGAACTCACGGCGACGGGTGACCCGGTGTGGACGGCGGCGGCCGACTTCCTCGTCGAGTACCGCGCGGTTCTCGACATGGCTCGTGCCTCCCACCGTGACGCGGCCGATCTGCTCGCCGAGGCCAGCGCGATCCTGCAGACCGCCGACGCTGCGGCTCTCGGACCGCTCGCCGATCTCGCCGTGGTGCTGATCGATGACGCTCAGGAGCTCACGCGCGGGGGCGTGGCCGTCGTGCAGGCGCTGCGGCGACGCGGCATCGCGGTGTTCGCCGTCGGCGACCCCGACATCTCCTCGGGGGCGTTCCGTGGCGCGAGCCCCGAGCTCTTCGCCGACCTCGCCGCGGAACTCGGCACGGTGCACGTGCTCGACCACGCGCACCGGCAGGAGCCCTCGCTCACTGCGCTCACGCGCACAGTCACCCAGGCGATCGGCGTCTCGGGACGCGTCGAACACCGACGCGCGCCGCTGCCGCCGGACGCCGCGGCGACCCCCGCGGTGGCGACATTCGTCGCGCCCTCTCCGTACGAGGAGCTCGACCGCATTGCGGGCGTCATGCGCGAATGGCACCTGAGCGACGACGTGCCCTGGGACCGGATGGCGGTGATCGCCCATGACACCCGACAGGTGAGCGAGCTCGAGGCCGAGCTCGCGGCGCGCGAGATCCCGACCAGGGCGGCGGGGGTGCAGCGTCCGCTCGGCAGCGAGTCGATCGTGCGCGACATCGTGGGGGTGGTCCGCCTGGCGCTCACGCCTCCCGACGAGCGCACCGCGCAGGACTGGGAGGAGGCACTGCGCACCCCGTTCGGCGGGATGGACGCGATCGGGCTCCGACGACTCCGCGCGCGCCTCCGGCATCTGGAGCTCGGACACGGCGGCTCGACCCCGGCGCGCGAACTCCTCGTGCAGGCGCTGACAGCCCCGGCGCACCTCGAGCTGATCGACGCCCAGGAGTCCCGCACTGCTGCCCGTTTCGCGCAGACCGTCGCCGAAGTGGCTGCGGGGGGCGCGGCGGGCGAGACGATCCACGACCTGCTCTGGCGGGTCTGGGACGCCGCGCGTGCGGTCGACGGGCGCAGGCTGCAGATCGCCTGGCGCGAGATGTCGCTGCAGGCGAGCGGTGCGGAGACCGCGCGCGCCCTCGACGCGCTCGTCGCCCTGTTCGGCGCCGCCAAGCGATTCGTCGAGCGCACCCCGAATGAGAGGGCGGAGGTCTTCGTTCGCGACGTCCTCGACAGCGAGGTCCCTGAGGACTCCCTCTCCAGCCCCGATCGGCCGGGCCGGGTGACACTGCTCACGCCCGCCACGGCGCTCGGCACCGAATACGACGCCGTCGTGGTCGCCGGGGTGCAGGACGGCGTCTGGCCGAACGTGCGCCTTCGGGGTGGACTGCTGCAGACCTGGCGCCTGGCAGATGCGATCGTCGCGGCGCGCAGTGGTGCGGCAGAGTCTGCGCCGGGTGCCCTCGACCGCCGTCGCACCGCGCTCCACGACGAGCTGCGACTCTTCGTGCGCGCCATCTCCCGCGCGCAGCGGCGGCTCCTCATCACCGCGGTCGACGACGACGATCTGACGCCCAGCCCCTTCTTCGCCTTCCTGCCGCCGCCGGAGCCCCCCGGGCGACACGCCTCGGCCGAGCATCCGCTCACCCTTCGCGGACTCGTCGCCCGTCACCGACGGGTGCTCACATCCTCCGCATCGGCCGCGGACCGACGCGAAGCCGCAGGCCAGCTCGCCGTGCTGGCGAGGGAGGGTGTTCCCGGAGCGGACCCGGCCGACTGGTACGGCATCGCGGAGCCGTCGACGATCAGCGCGCTGCGAGACCTCGCGAGCGAGGGAGCGCGCGTCTCCCCGTCGAGGATGGAGTCGTACGAGGAGTGCGGCCTGAACTGGGCGGTCTCGGCGCTGGGTGGAGACACGGTGATGCCCCCGACCGCGGGCATCGGCACGATCATCCACGAGGCCATGGAGAAGGCGCCCGACGGCGACCTCGAGCGGATGCGGGAGGTCGTGGCCGAGCACTGGCCGGAGCTCGACTTCGAGACCGCGTGGATCGGACGCAAGGAGCGCCGCCGGGCCGACGTCCTCGTCGATCGTCTGCACACCTACCTCGGCGACGTGCGCCGCGACGGAGGCCGGGAGCTCGCCAGCGAGGTGGAGTTCCGGTTCGCGGTCGACGTCGCCGGCGACACCGATGCCCCGCCGGGCGTGCACCCCGTGGGAGACGACGCCGCGAACCGCGCCGTCGTCCACGGCTACATCGACCGTGTCGAGCTGTATCCGCCAGGAGCGGGCGACCACCCTCATGCACGCGGTCAGAAGTGGCAGCCCATCGAGGGCGACGCGGGTCGCGAGCGGGTGGTGGTCGTCGATCTCAAGACCGGGAGAAGCGATCCCGAGTCCGACACCGCCGTGACCGAGCACGCCCAGCTCGCGGCCTATCAGATCGCCGTGCAGCAGGGACTCATCGAGGGCGCTCCCGCTGATGCGCTCGCCGGGGCACGCCTCGTGATCGTCTCGAAGACGCTCGCGAAGAGCGACTACCGCGTGGCCCACCAGCACACTCTGGGTGACGAGGCCAGAGAGGCGTTCCTGCGGCGCGTCGGCGAGGCGGCGAGGGGGATGTCGGCATCGAGCTTCACCGCGCAGGTCGAGTCGCACTGCGCCGACACGCAGCGACGGATCAACCCGTGCCGCATCCACACGGTGCCGGCGGTGAGCTCATGA
- a CDS encoding phosphotransferase, giving the protein MTAALPGAEVTGARALSADGDGRFDSAVATLADGRELAIRVADDDETARELAAEALALRALTAGARAMLPFRAPEYIGETRLGDSRALVTELLPGFQIEAAMVPAGRGAAESMGTAIAAVHTMPTSVVRGAGLTTRSAQESRDELIRLVDAAASTGRVPARLTIRWRDAVADDDLWRYESTVVLGGVQSTSFLFRDDPDLGPEVTGLIGWHSLSVGDPAIDLSWLSAAPDAADDVHAAYARAADRGTDAALEVRARLHAELEFARWLVHGDSLRRQDIVDDAAALLESLAEGLHDDDLGVIASRRDGVDSALDALDRVPAAASVADVDTSMQTDAYNPNELWHDEDATGDMSDAAAEAARRMQVGSLATEDLSSVRVDERPDQEPGHPDDTQRRDAAPAVVRPSGDTGDGSDESSPEDEAQRAARAALQRWKSSDSE; this is encoded by the coding sequence GTGACTGCCGCACTGCCGGGCGCGGAGGTGACCGGAGCCCGCGCGCTGAGCGCTGACGGCGACGGACGCTTCGATTCCGCCGTCGCCACGCTCGCCGACGGACGCGAACTCGCGATCCGCGTCGCGGACGACGACGAGACGGCCCGTGAACTCGCCGCGGAGGCGCTCGCCCTGCGCGCGCTCACGGCCGGTGCCCGCGCGATGCTCCCCTTCCGGGCGCCCGAGTACATCGGCGAGACCCGCCTCGGCGACTCCCGCGCACTCGTGACCGAGCTGCTGCCCGGATTCCAGATCGAGGCGGCGATGGTCCCGGCGGGGCGTGGCGCGGCCGAATCGATGGGAACCGCGATCGCCGCCGTGCACACCATGCCGACGTCGGTCGTGCGCGGAGCCGGGCTCACCACCCGCTCGGCGCAGGAGAGCCGCGACGAGCTCATCCGCCTCGTCGACGCCGCCGCATCCACCGGTCGCGTCCCGGCGCGTCTGACGATCCGCTGGCGCGACGCCGTCGCGGACGACGACCTGTGGCGCTACGAGTCGACCGTCGTGCTCGGGGGCGTCCAGTCCACCTCCTTCCTCTTCCGCGACGACCCGGATCTCGGCCCCGAGGTCACCGGCCTCATCGGGTGGCACTCGCTGTCCGTCGGCGACCCCGCCATCGACCTCTCCTGGCTCTCGGCGGCCCCCGACGCGGCGGACGACGTGCACGCGGCCTACGCCAGAGCCGCCGATCGCGGTACCGACGCCGCACTCGAGGTCCGTGCGCGTCTGCACGCCGAGCTGGAGTTCGCCCGCTGGCTCGTGCACGGCGACTCGCTGCGCCGGCAGGACATCGTCGATGATGCCGCTGCGCTCCTGGAGTCACTCGCCGAAGGGCTGCACGACGACGACCTCGGCGTGATCGCATCGCGGCGTGACGGCGTCGACTCGGCCCTCGACGCGCTCGACCGGGTGCCCGCCGCGGCATCCGTCGCCGACGTCGACACGTCGATGCAGACCGATGCGTACAACCCGAACGAGCTGTGGCACGACGAAGACGCCACCGGAGACATGTCCGATGCCGCGGCAGAAGCGGCGCGCCGCATGCAGGTGGGAAGCCTCGCGACCGAGGACCTCTCGTCCGTGCGCGTGGACGAGCGTCCGGACCAGGAGCCGGGACATCCCGATGACACGCAGCGACGTGACGCCGCCCCCGCCGTCGTGCGCCCATCGGGCGACACCGGTGACGGGTCGGACGAGTCGTCGCCCGAGGACGAAGCTCAGCGCGCGGCGCGCGCCGCGCTCCAGCGCTGGAAGAGCTCGGACTCGGAGTAG
- a CDS encoding ferritin-like fold-containing protein → MVNWFWKRRTPRRTMTLRSRGDQGAATRVDFAELAPELPRFLGQAAYLQLGYFETLTRLIRATPELSEKESLSRAAGAALTKHRAIVELIAARGDDPTQLMLPFRENLDAFRRKTIGARPRETLLAVYITAGMLDDFYFALASSYGETGERVAEILGEDDARHEIVAIIQETIDGDGEWRSLLSMWARRLVGDTILVCRSALRQPELAAMSEDRVELVYTELMGAHARRMDAMGLAS, encoded by the coding sequence GTGGTGAACTGGTTCTGGAAGCGTAGGACGCCCCGACGCACGATGACGTTGCGCAGTCGCGGTGATCAGGGGGCGGCGACCCGCGTCGACTTCGCCGAACTCGCTCCCGAGCTGCCGCGGTTCCTCGGACAGGCCGCCTATCTGCAGCTCGGCTACTTCGAGACGCTCACCCGGCTGATCAGAGCGACCCCTGAACTGTCCGAGAAGGAGTCCCTCTCGCGGGCGGCGGGAGCCGCCCTGACCAAGCACCGGGCCATCGTCGAGCTCATCGCCGCGCGCGGCGACGACCCGACGCAGCTCATGCTGCCGTTCCGAGAGAACCTCGACGCGTTCCGACGCAAGACGATCGGCGCGCGGCCACGCGAGACGCTCCTGGCCGTCTACATCACGGCCGGAATGCTCGACGACTTCTATTTCGCACTCGCCTCGAGCTATGGCGAGACGGGGGAGCGTGTCGCCGAGATCCTCGGTGAGGACGACGCCAGGCACGAGATCGTCGCGATCATCCAGGAGACGATCGACGGAGACGGCGAATGGCGCTCGCTGCTGTCGATGTGGGCGCGCCGCCTGGTCGGCGACACGATCCTCGTCTGCCGTTCGGCTCTGCGTCAGCCCGAGCTGGCGGCGATGAGCGAGGACCGGGTCGAGCTGGTCTACACCGAGCTCATGGGCGCTCACGCCCGGCGGATGGACGCGATGGGACTCGCGTCCTGA
- a CDS encoding DUF3107 domain-containing protein, whose amino-acid sequence MEIRIGITNTGRELSFETASSADEVRSQVSSALEQNTAHLSFSDVKGNSYLVPTANLAYIELGTEESRRVGFFA is encoded by the coding sequence GTGGAAATCCGCATCGGCATCACCAACACCGGCCGCGAGCTGAGCTTCGAGACCGCTTCGAGCGCGGACGAGGTCCGCAGCCAGGTCTCCTCGGCTCTCGAGCAGAACACCGCCCACCTGAGCTTCTCCGACGTCAAGGGCAACTCGTACCTGGTCCCGACCGCGAACCTCGCGTACATCGAGCTCGGCACCGAGGAGTCCCGTCGCGTCGGCTTCTTCGCCTGA
- a CDS encoding DEAD/DEAH box helicase produces MTTFADLGIDPDIVDALAAKGIVDAFPIQEQTIPLGLPGQDIIGQAKTGTGKTFGFGIPVVQRLGLNPEHGVKALIVVPTRELAVQVYEDIDLLTSNRSTSVVAIYGGKAYEGQIDQLKAGAQIVVGTPGRLIDLAGQRLLDLSNATEVVLDEADKMLDLGFLADIEKIFQKVPAVRHTQLFSATMPGPIVALARRFMTNPIHIRANDPDEGLTQANIKHLVYRAHSLDKDEIIARILQAEGRGKTVIFTRTKRAAQRLVDELGDRGFNVGGVHGDMGQDQRERSMAAFKAGKRDVLVATDVAARGIDVDDVTHVINHTIPDEDKTYLHRAGRTGRAGKTGIAVTFVDWEDLHKWALINRALEFGQPEPVETYSSSPHLFEELNIPAGTKGRLVSAPKTQSVKTERTPRPERAAVAAAEGTDEGGTRRRRRRRGGANPVGSTFAEGAEASTSADSASESSADRSAEGAGTHDGAGKEHHDGKPAPARRRRRRRGGSGGAGAAPVVGA; encoded by the coding sequence TTGACTACCTTCGCTGATCTCGGAATCGATCCGGACATCGTCGACGCACTCGCCGCCAAGGGCATCGTCGACGCCTTCCCGATCCAGGAGCAGACCATCCCCCTCGGCCTTCCCGGCCAGGACATCATCGGCCAGGCAAAGACCGGAACCGGCAAGACCTTCGGTTTCGGCATCCCGGTCGTCCAGCGACTGGGGCTGAACCCCGAGCACGGGGTCAAGGCGCTCATCGTCGTGCCGACCCGTGAGCTCGCTGTGCAGGTGTACGAAGACATCGACCTGCTGACGAGCAACCGCTCGACCAGCGTCGTCGCGATCTACGGCGGCAAGGCCTACGAGGGCCAGATCGACCAGCTCAAGGCCGGAGCACAGATCGTCGTCGGCACCCCCGGTCGTCTCATCGACCTCGCGGGTCAGCGCCTGCTCGACCTCTCGAACGCGACCGAGGTCGTGCTCGACGAGGCCGACAAGATGCTCGACCTCGGCTTCCTCGCCGACATCGAGAAGATCTTCCAGAAGGTCCCCGCGGTGCGTCACACCCAGCTGTTCTCGGCGACCATGCCCGGACCGATCGTGGCGCTCGCACGCCGTTTCATGACGAACCCGATCCACATCCGCGCGAACGACCCCGACGAGGGACTCACGCAGGCCAACATCAAGCACCTCGTCTACCGCGCGCACTCGCTCGACAAGGATGAGATCATCGCCCGCATCCTGCAGGCGGAGGGTCGCGGCAAGACCGTGATCTTCACCCGCACGAAGCGCGCGGCGCAGCGCCTCGTCGACGAACTCGGCGATCGCGGCTTCAACGTCGGCGGCGTGCACGGCGACATGGGTCAGGACCAGCGCGAGCGCTCGATGGCCGCGTTCAAGGCCGGAAAGCGCGACGTCCTCGTCGCGACCGACGTCGCGGCCCGCGGTATCGACGTCGACGACGTGACCCACGTCATCAACCACACGATCCCCGACGAGGACAAGACGTACCTGCACCGCGCCGGTCGGACCGGCCGCGCCGGCAAGACCGGCATCGCGGTGACCTTCGTCGACTGGGAGGACCTGCACAAGTGGGCGCTGATCAACCGCGCCCTCGAGTTCGGCCAGCCCGAGCCTGTCGAGACCTACTCGTCGAGCCCCCACCTGTTCGAGGAGCTGAACATCCCGGCCGGCACCAAGGGCCGCCTCGTGTCGGCACCCAAGACGCAGTCGGTGAAGACCGAGCGGACACCGCGCCCCGAGCGCGCCGCCGTCGCAGCCGCCGAGGGCACCGACGAAGGCGGGACCCGCCGTCGTCGGCGTCGCCGCGGCGGCGCGAACCCGGTCGGCTCCACGTTCGCGGAGGGCGCGGAGGCCTCGACGTCGGCCGATTCGGCGTCCGAGTCGTCGGCCGACCGCAGCGCCGAGGGCGCCGGAACGCACGACGGCGCCGGCAAGGAGCACCACGACGGAAAGCCGGCCCCGGCTCGCCGGCGCCGCCGCCGTCGCGGCGGCTCGGGCGGCGCGGGAGCGGCTCCGGTGGTCGGCGCCTGA